A stretch of DNA from Telopea speciosissima isolate NSW1024214 ecotype Mountain lineage chromosome 5, Tspe_v1, whole genome shotgun sequence:
CAAGACAGACTTAAGCATCTGGCTGGTTGACTAGTTCCACAACTCTCCACCAAATCAAGGGGAAGGAGGGAAGAAACTGAAAGGTGACTTTTTCCCTTTAAGTCGCCCCCCTGCCAAAAGGTTTCCATCTTCAAGAAGATGTGAGAGGGGGGCCTAAGTTGGCTAGTTCACATAGGAAGACGGAAAGTAAAGATATGATAGTTTGTAGGAAAAAGAACCTAAGCTGGCTATTTCACTTGGTTGTCAACATAGTTGTTGCATTGGCATCTGATCCTTTTACACATGTGCTGCAAATCTAATTGAGACGGGGATGCCCATTGAGTATCCATCTGCTACCAAAACATTGATTGAAGCATCAATCTGCATATTCAGATATTAATGTAATAGTCAAGTTTCTGCCACtttcactctctttctttcttcctgtatgtaatcagatttgggattttgTGTATGTTTTTCTCATTCCATGTTTAGTGCATCTGTTGTCTTGCTTGGGTCTAATTGCAGACTATGCATTTGCTGAATGTGGCATGTTACGTTTGTGTAGGTATGCTCGCCAGGTTGCGGAGTTCTTTGagtttgtgaagaaaaagaaggaagttCCATCTGCAAAACCTAGTGAGGTACCAATGAATTCAAACCAACATATGCTGCTGCCTCATAAAGGTGGACTCTGGGTACCTGATGGTAGACATTTTCCAGAGTCTGCCCTAAAATCTCTGGATTTTAGACGAGCCATGTCTTCGTTCTTATCCACCTAGGCGCCCTATTccttgcccttctttttaagGTAGTTGTATCTGACTAGTCTATGCACCACTTCGACTTCTTTTAGCATGTAAAAAGTGTGCTCTTTCACAAATAGAGCCGGTTTTGGATTGTTTTTATTGGTATCATTTGTGACCCTTTAACTTCCTCAGATGCACTAATGTAATGGAGTCCCATTGATGTGTACATGATCTTGTGAATCTTAGAACCTCAGCTTTTATTCTTAAAATGTATCATTATGTGCATTGGGATGCCTGTGATGGTGTTACCTGACAAGTATGGCAGTGAAATGTGAATGCTATTGCTGTGGCCTGGTGTTGCAACATTGTTGCTTGTAATTACATTTGGAAGTTCTGTAAGAAATTGTCCAATTCCTTTATCCCAGATCATTGTTACAGGCTTAGTAGAAACTCTTTATTTGTTCTAACCTGGTTTCTTTGCCTACTCTTATCAGAAATTTGCTGTACTATTGGATATCATCACTTGCAACTTGGTGGATTTTTGGGCAtattttctacatttttttttttgacaatcaGATTATTTCAGGTATTGAAGATTATCATAATCTGTTCAGAGTGGATATGTATACATACAATGTCAAGTCAAACCCAAATTGGACTTGAACCAAACTGACCCGATAACAAACCGATAAGAGAAACTGTAATAACCCGATTCAGCTCGAATTAAGGGATTGACATCCCCTACATCTAGTGGAAGGCCGGTAGGGAGTGGGAAGAAATCTGAGACGGGTCTCAAAGTTGCAGGAGAGGAGAGTAAATCGCatgagaagggggggggggggggtttacaCATGCACAACCACACTGACTTCAAACCACAACTCAATTATATCATATTCAATCTACTCAATACATTGGTTATaagcatataaataataaaagaaatagagttCAATAAGGAAACAACTATACTAGAACCCTTGACAATTTAAAACTTGCTAAAACTATGTCTGCGTATCCTACCCAAATTAAAGATCTCTTTACATAattatcccaataaaataaataataaaatcttaAATATCTACAGGACTAAAACCAATATTTGGACCCGGTTTTCGATTTGGGTTCCCAATCGGGTTTGGGTCAATCTAATGTAGTGCACCTGCACCATCTAGTCTAGGATCCTCCTTGGAGAGATGTGGGCCCGTAGTGGAGTTTTCATCATTACTGCTACCTCTTGCTTCTCTGACAAGTCAACTTCTTCTCCATCAACAGCCACCCATTTGAATTCTTTCACCATATTAGCTACGAAATACTCTAGATGAAGCAATGCAAGGTTTAATCCAGGGCAAATCCTCCTCCCTGCACCGAATGGCATCATCTTAATCTCCCTGCTCCCGGTTATATCGAATCCTTCTCCTCCATCACTCAAAAACCTTTCAGGCCAGAATTCCATTGGATTCTCCCAGACTTGTGGGTCTCTCCCCATCTCTGCAATCATGAAATGTACAGAAGCATTCTTGGGTATGACATAGCCGTCTACGTAGGACTCCTCTGTCACTGTATGAGGTAGCCCAAAGTGCAATGGAGGGTGAAGCCTCAGACCCTCCATTACTACTGCTTTCAGATATGGCATCTTTTTCAAATCCTTCtctgagatctcttcttctagtCCCACCACTCCTTTGATTTCAGAAAATAGCTTTTCTTGGATATCTTGATGCTTCACCAAGTTGGCCATGATCCACTCCATTACCGTCGCTGTTGTGTCGGTGCCGGCATTGATAAACTCAGAGCATAGAGCTCTGATCTCTTCCTCATTGaaatttctcccttcttctggGATCCAAAGCTTGAACAGTGTATCAACATATGAGGCAACCTGTTTCTCATTTCCTTCTTTCCGTGCTCTTATCAAGGAGTTAAAAAAATTTGTGTGATACGTTCGCAGATGAATCAGTTCCTTCCACAGCTTCTGAAATATGATCTTCCCCAGCTTTGGCATGAAGGTTAGTATTCTATATCTATTGATACTGGAAATGAGTAATCTCTGAACTTGTATGGCTTCTTGGATAACCTTCTCATCCAATTCTTGACCCAAAGACATGAAAAGTAGTATGGAAAACATGGCATAGCGAAGGTGCTCGAGTACTTGAATGGGTTTGCCTGATTCAGATTGCTCTTTTAGATTGCTGATTAGTGTCTTCAAGACCCTCTTGCGCGCGCTGCTGTAGCTGAAGAAGATAAGATAGAGAGGCTGTTAGATAAATTTTAAGATAGAACTTTACTATTACTGGTGATTTTCTATGTTAACTTGTAATAGAGAATCTTACATCCATTTCACAGGTCAAATTTCAATCTCAAACAAGCATGGGTAGTGGTTGAAAATGGTGTTAATAAAAATTGGAGAAATGTTCTCTGCGTGGGATGGAGGggccacgcccagacacatgagggggggggggaattaatTGTGCCCCCATGAATGACGGAAATTCCGCCCCCAAATGTGCCAGTTTGTGAGCTCTCATTGGCTGCTGCGCGTGATCCCACTTAAAGAACACTCTCCCATAAAAATTAGGAGAGAGTTTTCATGCACCCATGCTGCTAAAAAAATACAGCCATCAATGTCTGTTCTCTATATATGAATTATCAATAATACCCTCACTGTTCTTGTATCCTATGGACAAAATCCGAATCCATCACTCCCTTAACCGTGGTCGTGGGAAAACTCGATCAGATTTTATAGGCAAAAGTATTTTTAGTTTAGTCCCACCAATTCTTTTGCATATTTTGATCGATTCCTTCGTATTTTTAGCTGTCTTTTTTTCTTAAGAGAATTCTCatattttaatgaattttcAAAGCCTTATCTTGTCACTTAGTCAACTCCGTTTTAGGCAAAAATTGACATGGAATAAAAAGACCTTGGGACTAACAGCTacctagtgcagttggtgagccgtggtgcgcttcatgctcATGCttaccaggaggtctcgagttcgagtctcttgacTGGTCCTCCCTATTCCCCCCCCTAGAAAGTAAAATATAAAAGTTCCCAAttcaaaaaagtaaaaaataaaataaaaaaaagatcttgGGGTCTAATTATCCACAAAATTTTGGATCCGAATCCTCTTCAACTACTTGGACGTTCAATTCATTTCCAACCATCCATTTAACAGTTGGGAAGATACCATGAGATGCGTGTCCACGTCCTCTCTACTGTTGAATGAATGGTTGGAATTGGAGTTGGAAataatctttttcccaaaatttctGCTCTGTCCAATTTGCCATATGACAATTTTGTATGTCCAAAGATAATTATAGATCTTCTAGATAAGAAAAACTACTCCCAATCACCAAAAATGTCTATTTCACTGTATTTGAGTTTAATGGCATGTATATAATTAAAATTGTCACTTTGAGAAACTTTCCTTATTTCTTGTCATGAAGTGTGGTGGGTTTGGAATCTTCTACAACATAGACGTTAAGAcagttttcttccacccatagaggacggttcacgcACTGTCTTAGTCAGGCTGATTTAGGTTCAGAAGCATCTAGTACACCCCTGAGGAATAGAGTAATTTGAAACATTCGAACAAGAATCTGTATTTATAGGAACAAAATATTCTGATTCCTAGACATTTACTTGTCTACCAAATGGTAAAAGAGGAAATTTCCcttttggattaaaattctctGCAATTACCCCACGGTGCAGTTTGGGGTGGAGAGATCGAGACctgattcttttgttttctttctttcttctcgacaTCATTGGATGTCGTGCCTATTAGATGTCACATCTCCACACGAactgcacttttagggaattggagaggttttttttttccatctaaTCCAAGTTACCCATTATCCAATCTCTACATTGTAAAGAGTTTTAGATTAGAACGATACAGATGCACCATCATGAATCTGAGTTGGATCGGAACTCTTAAAGCATATATGGACTCATACCTGTTCAGCCGTGAAGGGTGGAGTATCTCGGAAGTGAGATTCCGGCGGAGGAGTCGCCAGAATGGACCATAAGTAGAAGAATTAATGGCTCTCTGCTTGCTAAACGCGTTTTGGCTAGGTGGACGAGCGGCGAAGATGGATCCGTTCTGGACAAGTGCCTGATGAGCGAGGGAATGGCTTCTAATGAAAATGTTGGGGCGAGAGCCAATTGGGAGAGAGACGATGGAGCCGtacttggcattgaggttgcgAAGGATGGGGTTAAGATCAAATAAGCTCTTACGGAGCCATAGGAAGTTGCCAATTATAGGTACTGTCCAAGGGCCTGGTGGGTGTTTGGGTTTTGTCCTGTGAGAGAGCAAATCGAGGAGAGGTTTCAGGGCTGCACAGAGGCATAGGGTGCCGACGATAATAAACCAGATCTCCATGATTGAAtgaaaatggagagagagatgtgTGTGTATTACAGCTTGGAAAATGGTTTAAAACTGAGATATATATACTCGATATCTGTTGGGTTCATGACAACAGCACAAACGTCACATGACATGCACAGATAGAGATTACTTTGGAGGCCCGTAATGATTGCCTTGATTCCCTTGGCCTTCTTACTTTTCAGTTTGATAATCCTTGGCCTTAGCCGTCTATGACTTTTGATCTTTGGGAGGGTTAACTTTTAGAAAGAAAGTTCTCCATAGGGGAGTGTACGGCCTTACCCAGACACCCTGTTCAGACATAGAAAGGGTGAATTGATCGTCGCATTCTcaatgaaaggcagaaatcccatcCCATAATGTTAACACATGCGTTTACATTGGTCCTATTCACACGCTGGGGCCATGCTCCCCTGTAAAGAACACCAACCTAAAGTTCTCTTATAGGTGAGGCAAATGTACTTCAAGCCCAGAAAATAATTTAAACTAAAGTGTGGTAAATATTTCTTTCACCTGTGGAAGTTAAGACAGAATTTTAGTTTCATAACTTGAATTTAAATGATTGAAAAACTGAGAATCTTTAACCATTTCATTGGTGACAATAGCATTCGTTGTCTCTTAAATGATTGAACACACTTTTATCCATTAAATGAAGTAAAAATAATGTTCCCCTCTCCCCAATATCTCGTGGCCTCTTGCTCGTGGGAAATGTTTTGTCAAACTAATTAATAGAAATGTGGGATTAAGTGCTTTGATGTTGGATCCTCCTCACTTTAAAGACTGTTAAGGAATacaattccaattccaactcTTTAATGTtgagttttgaattttgaatgttAATCGTCTTGAATTCAAATCCTTTTGAATTCAACATACGACTACATCAAACCCCTTATAGGTAGGAGAGTTTCTATGTAATTCAAACTCTTCTCTTGttgagtttgaaattgaaaaaactCAATTATAAATACAAGTATGTCTCACCTCTTCAAATGAGAAAGACAAACAACATTCAAATTATATCTTTACATGGTATCCGACGACCACTCGATCTCCAAGTGAAAAATGTCTTCGTCTTTTGCTACAGCTCTTTCCCACTTCCCTATTCCTAATTTCCAGCACTATATCactttgaaattatttatcGATAATTATCTTGTATGGCTCCGTTTGTCTCGACGTAAAAATTTCCATGTAAAACTTTAAtagaaaattttacatgtgaaaattttcatattgaAATATTTTCCCATGTTTGTTTCTAGGTGGTAAAATACGATGTAAAATATTACCGTAAAatttttcaatgtttgttttttcatttataaTGTGCATTATTCCAAAATTGAATTAGGCCACCATATGGTTGTGAATACAATGTATTGACATAGGGCTCACAAATACATAAGCCTTATGTGATCCTTTTGAGATAACAAAATTTCCAACATGAGACATGACAAACCTTTAtaaattctaaaaaaatattctaaTTTCTTAAAAATCATGTTTGGCCAGACCCATAAGTTAAACAACTTtaaattgataattttgagaaaggaAAAGTCTCTCTGAACATAAGATGTAAGAAAAACCCActcccatttgattttttttttaataattttttctcTCAAGAAAATGAATTAAACAAATCCATGTATGTAGTTATTATCCACATCTCATTTTCAGAGAACCCATTCTCTTTTGAAAGAATTATAATCTATATCAAAACAAAGTTTAAGCGCTTGTATCTTTTATCAAGATGTACCAATTTTGACTTGAGAATTTAAACTTGTATCTTACATTATGTCATAAATGCATGAGGAATTGAATTTTGCTTTTGTTGGATGTTGAAGTGATGCTTAtggttaagggtgtcaaaacctaaattGAACCGGTATGACCGATCAAGTTTGACCCGATCGAGCCCTATCCAAACCAAACCGAGGTCTTATCGGTTCGGCTTCGGTTTAAGGGTTAGAGCACAATTCGTTTCGGCTTGGTTCAGGCTAAACTAACGGGCCACCAATTAGCACTCAGTTTTTCCCTTAATTGTGCAGCTATGATCTGCTAGATTTCGTCGATGGGACCAAGTCAGCTCCACTAGCTTACATTCTTCTGGAGGAGTCTACAACTCCAACATCTGATGGCTCTACAATCACTGCTCCCTCTACAACCACTGATCCCTCGACAACCTCTCCACCGATTCTTGTTGTCAATCCAGCTCATGTTGATTGTATGTGGAAAGATCAATTAGTTATGAGTTGGCTCCTAGTTTCTCTCACACCTGAAGTACTGCCATACATGGTAGGTCTCACAACAACAACCGAAgtttggatgaagcatcttccacatgtcgatCTCTCAAGTCTGAACTGTAGAGGATATTTTTCCTATcattttgcttcttcttcttgttttatacaCATAAGGGAAGTAGGAGAAGGGTGTTAGTAGGGTTGCAGTATGACAATGTTCCATCTAtcaagggaagaaggaaaggtGCTACAACTTTTCTTGTATAAGAGTACGATATTCTTTATGGATTCACCTTGTCTGATGAGTTATTTTGTTATCCAAGAAAACTTATGTGGGAGGCAATCCTATCCTACATACATCGACCTTGTGGTGTTTCATTGAATCAAGGCTAAATTGGAGCCAATTCAAGATATACGGTTGGACCAAAAAATTGTCTTGGGACAAGTGTTTaacatttttctattttatcatgTTTCATTGAAAACCAATGGTGGTTCACCACTTTTGGTTGGAGCATAAGTGTCCAAGACAGCTGTCCAAGTGTCCAATTCAATAAACAAGTAAGCTCGAATCTTGGTTCCCCAGTCCAGAGTTggatcaatatgtttggttgtATTGGTTTACTAAATCAAGGCCAAACAAATGTCAGGTCACCACTTTTGGTTGGACCATAAAAGTCTAGGACAAATATTTCATATGTTTGTTTTAGTGAACAAATTGAAATCTTGGTTTCCCATTCTAGAATTGGAACAATAGGTTTGGTTGTGCTGGTTCACTGAACCAAGGTCAAACCAACTTCAGTTCACCACTTTTGTATATAAACTAACAACTTTCTTTgagaattttaaaaataaagttttcattgatggactctattttgagagatctttcaaactatgaatttcataattttttgaGCAACAAAAAATTTGTGCATAATGAGCATAAATACCCTTGAAATGTCCCACTACAATGGTTTTgtccttaaaattttttttgatcaGGATCCAAATCATATTTCTTCAAGTAAGATCCATGATCTTGTCCCACATCATGTTTAATGAAGACAAATTGATGAAAGACCCAGATCATGATCCACCGCAAAATATCCTTCATTAAGGGTCGAGATAAAGCCACCAAAAAGTATAGATAATGCAACTTAAGTAACATTAGATTCTGTCCACTCCACTCCGTGACACTCAGCTGGACCCTTGGTTTTCAGTTCTTTTCTCTCTTAACACTGGAAGGAATGCATACACAAAAGTATAAAACATAATTTCTGATGCAAACTGTACAAAGTCCAACTATACAAAAAGTCTGGCCCAATTGACCAATCAAAACTTTCTTTACAATTTGCTGTTTCTATAACTTTATAGAATGACATCTTTGCTGACAGGATACAATTGATGCTGTGAATTACATATACAGTGCAGAAATTGGGTTCACCAACATTTATATTTCTCAATTGTGCCACACTGCCATCCATTATATACTATAAATACAATATTGCACCACTAAGAAGCTCATCCCATCACTTCATTGAACTGCATGGATTATTGATCTTGCCAACTATCATTTGATGTGAGTCCTTTCTTGACAATATGCAGCACCAATCTTTTCAGAGGTTCTTAAGATCGCAGTACTCTAAATAATTATGTTATGATACCCCGACACTTCATTTACAAGTTCAAAATGGCGTACCCTAGTCAATCCTTGCCGTGCTTCAGCAGCATGAGCTCTATTCatatcacaatcatcatattccAAGATCAAATGATGGAGAATTCAGACTGTGACCTTCCTCAATGCAAGGATTGAGATTAACCATTTGTCTTCCCTGTGATGGAACCTCTGGCTTTAACTGCAGAAGTTCGGCGGCCTGTGCCTCCATTGCATCAAAATCAAGACCCTCATAAAATTGATCATCATCAAAGGTATCTCCGTTTGTATCATCTCTTGCAGCTTGAACATCAAGAGATGTAGTGCCAGTGGCCAATGACTGAAACAATCCTTCTTGCTGTAAGCAACTTTTAGTAACAGAACCAACTTGGATAAAACTTAGTTTTCGTTTTCTCCTCTCAatcttgctttcttcttctctttgcaTGCTGTCTGTTTCACCAGGCACAATCCCTAAGGAATTCTTCTCTAAGCCCATCTGATAAGAAACAGAATTGCTCCCATCCGACAGATTTCCAGAATGCAAGCCAGTTTGAGGAGTCTGCAGCGAATATTTGACCTTTCCCGAAGAACAACTTCCAGATTCAGCCGCTCTGGGAGATTGCAATGAATCAGGACTAAAGTTGGTCAAACAGTTTAGCTGATTCTCTCTTGGAGATTGGCTGAGCAAAGAACGCCTGTTCATTAGGATTTGTTAGTTCAATTATCAGATACAGCACAAATCAGAATAAAACAAGCAACAAGTATAAAGtaattctatttattaaaaagttaaaaagaccatCAAGTAATTGCACGAAGTGAGAAATTGAAGGAAAATGATCTGTAGCAGTGTCAGGATTACTATACTAGTACAGTAGCATTAAGCTGCATGTATCTTGGGATAATACAAGACCAAGAACCACTCAGAACTTCTACAGAAATATCTGGTAAGTCATAATCTTAGTTAAATTGTAAAATGGATAATTAAAGAGGGCCTTCTCAAGAGTACGACCACTATGCTACAATAGTAGAAGTACCTGACACCTTCTGAAGAGAATGATAAAgcccaaaagattttttttaaaaaaaaaaaaaacagagaatcaAAACTAATCCAACTCCATGAAACAGAGATTAAGCATTGAGGTATCTTCTTAAGCAATTGGTAGAAGTTTAAGAGGGAAaaatctccatatggtcttcatTGACCTGAAGAAAGAATATGTTATATTATAAAGGAAATTCAGTAGGCTTAGGAAGGAAGAATCCACAGATTGATTGGCAATTGGATTTAATACAGGAAATTGAATTTTAGTCAAACCAGCAGTATATGAGTTACGGCAAACACATTCCTAAAAGCATCCATTTAGAAATCTTGGCTCaattattaatatatgttatgATGGTCACAACTAGACATTCAAATGTCAGTCCTGTGTAACATTTGGCTCGTAGAAAGACTTTGTAGAGATCTAAGACAAATTCTCGACAATATCTACCAATATTTCA
This window harbors:
- the LOC122663278 gene encoding cytochrome P450 89A2-like, coding for MEIWFIIVGTLCLCAALKPLLDLLSHRTKPKHPPGPWTVPIIGNFLWLRKSLFDLNPILRNLNAKYGSIVSLPIGSRPNIFIRSHSLAHQALVQNGSIFAARPPSQNAFSKQRAINSSTYGPFWRLLRRNLTSEILHPSRLNSYSSARKRVLKTLISNLKEQSESGKPIQVLEHLRYAMFSILLFMSLGQELDEKVIQEAIQVQRLLISSINRYRILTFMPKLGKIIFQKLWKELIHLRTYHTNFFNSLIRARKEGNEKQVASYVDTLFKLWIPEEGRNFNEEEIRALCSEFINAGTDTTATVMEWIMANLVKHQDIQEKLFSEIKGVVGLEEEISEKDLKKMPYLKAVVMEGLRLHPPLHFGLPHTVTEESYVDGYVIPKNASVHFMIAEMGRDPQVWENPMEFWPERFLSDGGEGFDITGSREIKMMPFGAGRRICPGLNLALLHLEYFVANMVKEFKWVAVDGEEVDLSEKQEVAVMMKTPLRAHISPRRILD